In one window of uncultured Desulfovibrio sp. DNA:
- a CDS encoding formylmethanofuran dehydrogenase subunit E family protein has translation MNIGAYTFSQFHGIAEEFHGCAAPGLLIGGYMVELAKGMLPEGTLFEALAETSKCLPDAVQLLSLCSTGNKRLHVRDLGLYAVSLYDKKTGLGVRVSIDPAKLYAYPEIQGWFMKEKPKHAQDIVELEREIEEAGHSICKVQRVQVDKIFLGHGHMGTIGICPRCGEAYPLDHGPQCLGCQGQAPYTTLDPES, from the coding sequence ATGAATATCGGCGCGTATACGTTTTCGCAATTCCACGGGATTGCAGAAGAGTTTCACGGTTGCGCGGCTCCCGGCCTGCTTATCGGCGGCTATATGGTCGAGCTTGCCAAGGGTATGCTGCCCGAAGGAACCCTTTTTGAAGCACTGGCGGAAACGAGCAAATGCCTGCCGGACGCGGTGCAGCTGCTCAGCCTTTGCAGCACGGGCAACAAACGGCTGCATGTGCGCGACCTGGGGCTTTACGCGGTTTCGCTGTACGACAAAAAAACGGGCCTGGGCGTGCGCGTGAGTATAGACCCGGCCAAGTTGTACGCCTATCCTGAAATCCAGGGCTGGTTCATGAAAGAAAAGCCCAAGCATGCGCAGGATATTGTGGAGCTAGAGCGGGAAATTGAAGAAGCCGGACACAGCATCTGCAAGGTGCAGCGTGTGCAGGTGGACAAGATTTTTCTGGGGCATGGTCATATGGGCACCATCGGCATTTGCCCCCGCTGCGGCGAGGCCTATCCGCTGGATCATGGCCCGCAGTGCCTTGGCTGCCAGGGGCAGGCCCCCTACACAACGCTTGATCCTGAAAGTTGA
- a CDS encoding c-type cytochrome, producing MQQWTDLFLNKPLPEGWMQGLLFITFGLHLLFVLLMLGTAILSLLFFLRDLLRQPTPDQHWNEHVAHSHMGLKSLAVVLGVGPLLLMQISHPHAFFTVTGLFSYTWLAIIPLLIAAFLLFDGFAHKLATSAWLALICGLLGVAALMTVPAIFTGALTLMERPADWADFAAHGFRFDAQWMPHWVLRYLHVLGAAVAFGAAFHLFFSARNEKQKAPLLRKWLLGALAAQAVIGLALLITILPQLSVPVLSLISLGALALGAAVWILRPESSTADYRLLALLPLIFVSMLLARQLMQNEALAPGEAEATAQREQRVQELAPFSQKALDAFAVKLRTVYDNGDTIYDGACEPCHGLTGRGDGPEAPRLRIPATDLTTMRTDRDYVYEMVRDGIPGTGMPYFRMFDREKLESLLDAMGKRFDMYAATPPPPRDISPVSLEVWIGTCAKCHAANGSVSPAGRAMQPPPPDFARSSLTHEQALKIITEGYPGTGMPGYRNQPQTVREDLAIICNSFRAAHNKTGK from the coding sequence ATGCAGCAGTGGACTGACCTGTTTCTCAACAAACCCTTGCCCGAAGGCTGGATGCAGGGGCTGCTCTTCATCACTTTTGGCCTGCATCTGCTCTTTGTGCTGCTCATGCTTGGCACGGCCATACTGAGTCTGCTGTTCTTTCTGCGTGATCTGTTGCGGCAGCCCACGCCCGATCAGCACTGGAACGAACATGTGGCCCATTCGCACATGGGCCTCAAAAGTCTGGCCGTGGTGCTGGGCGTTGGCCCGCTGCTGCTCATGCAGATAAGTCATCCGCATGCCTTTTTTACGGTTACGGGACTTTTTTCGTACACGTGGCTGGCCATTATTCCGCTGCTGATCGCGGCATTTCTGCTGTTTGACGGATTTGCGCACAAGCTGGCCACCAGCGCGTGGCTGGCCCTCATCTGCGGGCTGTTGGGCGTTGCGGCCCTCATGACCGTGCCCGCCATCTTTACCGGGGCGCTGACCCTCATGGAACGCCCTGCGGATTGGGCCGACTTTGCCGCCCACGGCTTCCGCTTTGACGCGCAGTGGATGCCCCACTGGGTGCTGCGTTACCTGCACGTTCTGGGCGCGGCTGTGGCCTTTGGCGCGGCCTTTCACCTGTTTTTCTCTGCGAGAAATGAAAAGCAGAAGGCCCCTCTGCTGCGCAAGTGGCTGCTTGGCGCTTTGGCGGCTCAGGCCGTCATAGGGCTGGCCCTGCTGATAACCATACTGCCGCAACTGTCCGTCCCGGTGCTGTCGCTCATAAGCCTGGGGGCCCTGGCCCTTGGCGCGGCGGTCTGGATTCTGAGGCCGGAATCGTCAACCGCCGATTACCGTTTGCTGGCCCTGCTGCCCCTTATCTTCGTCTCCATGCTGCTGGCCCGCCAGCTCATGCAGAACGAGGCGCTGGCCCCCGGTGAGGCCGAGGCTACGGCTCAGCGCGAACAGCGCGTTCAGGAACTGGCTCCCTTCAGCCAGAAAGCTCTGGACGCCTTTGCCGTCAAGCTGCGTACCGTGTACGACAATGGCGACACCATCTATGACGGCGCTTGCGAGCCGTGCCACGGCCTCACCGGGCGCGGAGACGGGCCGGAAGCCCCACGCCTGCGCATCCCCGCCACAGACCTGACCACCATGCGTACCGACCGGGATTATGTGTATGAAATGGTGCGCGACGGCATCCCCGGCACAGGCATGCCCTATTTTCGCATGTTCGACCGCGAAAAGCTGGAGAGCCTGCTGGATGCAATGGGCAAGCGCTTTGACATGTATGCGGCCACGCCGCCGCCCCCGCGTGATATCAGCCCTGTCTCGCTTGAAGTATGGATAGGCACCTGCGCCAAATGCCATGCGGCCAACGGCAGTGTCAGCCCCGCAGGACGGGCCATGCAGCCCCCGCCGCCCGATTTTGCGCGCAGCAGCCTGACCCACGAGCAGGCCCTGAAAATCATTACCGAGGGCTATCCCGGCACAGGCATGCCCGGCTACCGTAACCAGCCTCAGACTGTGCGCGAAGACCTCGCCATCATCTGCAACAGCTTCCGCGCCGCGCATAACAAGACCGGGAAATAA
- a CDS encoding cysteine hydrolase family protein, giving the protein MQALIIIDIQNDYFPGGKMELCGSEAAASNAALLLKAFRKAGKPVFHVQHISLAPAATFFLPGTTGALIHGSVAPLAGEAVVEKHFPNSFRDTTLLGLLQAQNITDIAIAGMMTHMCVDTTTRAAFDLGFTCHLAHDACATRDLEHDGKTVCAAQVQTAYMAALGQVFAQVRSTQELCAAIS; this is encoded by the coding sequence ATGCAGGCTCTTATAATCATAGATATTCAGAACGATTACTTCCCCGGCGGCAAGATGGAGCTTTGCGGCAGCGAGGCAGCGGCCAGTAATGCCGCACTGCTGCTCAAGGCCTTTCGCAAGGCAGGAAAACCCGTTTTTCATGTGCAGCATATTTCTCTTGCGCCTGCGGCCACGTTTTTTCTGCCCGGCACCACAGGGGCGCTCATTCATGGCAGCGTTGCCCCGCTTGCGGGCGAAGCTGTGGTGGAAAAGCACTTTCCCAATTCCTTCCGCGACACTACCCTGCTCGGCCTGCTCCAGGCACAGAACATCACGGACATCGCCATAGCGGGCATGATGACCCACATGTGCGTGGACACCACGACCCGCGCCGCCTTTGACCTTGGCTTCACCTGTCATCTTGCCCACGATGCCTGCGCCACCCGCGATCTTGAGCACGACGGCAAAACCGTATGCGCCGCCCAAGTGCAAACAGCCTACATGGCTGCCCTTGGACAGGTCTTCGCCCAGGTGCGCAGCACGCAGGAACTTTGCGCGGCCATCAGCTAG
- a CDS encoding cytochrome ubiquinol oxidase subunit I, producing the protein MNFPILHIPVVGDGMTIALNAVLHVCISHGLAIGLMTMLVIFQSLTWKGKGAFWADIARRLLGPLVVVTTSVGAVTGVGIWVLTGSLAPEGIGALIHLFFWPWFIEWFAFTAEVILLLCYYYMWDRLITRKPGTLAAIGWGYVGASFISAVLITGILGFMLTPQGWPWARSFTEAYFNPTFVPQCFLRVGGGMALGILLLMSWIAWRFKGTAEERGKALRLCGSALLLSLVVTAAATYVYFLRVPQTYLTHWKFSVATSYLSQMPDFLPAANAVAALVLLLAALAALGRSRLACRLLCFPALIMSLCFVMEFERVREFIRGPYLMPGYMHASQITLVESEALAAQNAPLLPRLRWVNTSGNLPPATQAARTLFAANCGVCHAESGINGIDQRLAGRSADGINAMLGITQRLAPYMTPFVGSEQERAMLTEYLFQLSSNYSRRAQQAAREK; encoded by the coding sequence ATGAACTTTCCCATCCTGCATATTCCTGTGGTGGGCGATGGCATGACCATTGCCCTCAATGCGGTGCTGCACGTCTGTATCAGCCACGGGCTGGCCATTGGCCTCATGACCATGCTGGTGATCTTTCAATCCCTCACGTGGAAGGGCAAGGGCGCTTTCTGGGCCGACATTGCCCGCCGCCTGCTGGGGCCGCTGGTGGTTGTTACCACCTCTGTGGGCGCGGTCACAGGCGTGGGCATATGGGTTCTGACAGGGAGCCTTGCGCCGGAAGGCATCGGCGCGCTCATCCATCTGTTTTTCTGGCCCTGGTTTATTGAATGGTTCGCCTTCACCGCCGAAGTGATTTTGCTGCTCTGCTACTACTACATGTGGGATCGGCTGATAACGCGCAAACCCGGCACACTGGCCGCTATTGGCTGGGGCTATGTGGGTGCATCCTTTATCTCTGCGGTTCTTATCACAGGCATTCTGGGCTTCATGCTCACCCCGCAGGGCTGGCCATGGGCCAGAAGCTTTACCGAGGCCTATTTTAACCCCACCTTTGTGCCGCAGTGCTTTTTGCGTGTCGGCGGCGGCATGGCACTGGGCATACTGCTGCTCATGAGCTGGATTGCCTGGCGCTTCAAGGGCACAGCGGAAGAACGCGGCAAGGCCCTGCGCCTCTGCGGCTCGGCGCTGCTGCTCTCTCTGGTTGTGACGGCAGCGGCGACCTACGTGTATTTTTTGCGGGTGCCGCAAACCTACCTCACGCACTGGAAGTTCTCTGTCGCCACATCCTACCTCTCGCAAATGCCGGACTTTCTGCCAGCGGCCAACGCGGTTGCCGCGCTTGTGCTCCTGCTGGCGGCCCTGGCGGCACTGGGGCGCTCACGGCTGGCATGCCGGTTGCTGTGCTTCCCGGCCCTGATCATGAGCCTGTGCTTTGTCATGGAATTTGAGCGGGTGCGCGAATTTATCCGCGGCCCGTACCTGATGCCGGGCTATATGCATGCCAGCCAGATAACCCTTGTGGAAAGCGAGGCGCTGGCTGCCCAGAACGCCCCCCTGTTGCCCCGGCTGCGCTGGGTCAACACCAGCGGCAATCTGCCCCCGGCAACCCAGGCCGCCAGAACGCTTTTTGCGGCCAATTGCGGCGTATGCCACGCAGAAAGCGGCATCAACGGCATTGATCAGCGCCTTGCGGGGCGCTCGGCAGACGGCATCAACGCCATGCTGGGCATTACGCAGAGGCTGGCCCCCTACATGACGCCCTTTGTGGGTTCGGAGCAGGAACGCGCCATGCTCACGGAATATTTGTTCCAGCTTTCCTCCAACTATTCCCGCCGCGCCCAACAAGCCGCCAGGGAGAAGTAG
- a CDS encoding glycoside hydrolase family 3 protein, with amino-acid sequence MSDAVNRGKFPSVWRCSASQIFFVAARKGGAALCLLALALIFCFSPLLRSGASAAQAASAKTSTGSAAPSLDVMIGSMLMLGFRGADLPQGDAFLAQVRVGHVGHIILFDRDVTTGGERNIISPQQVRRLTATLRAASPCPLLIAVDQEGGRVRRLKPQRGFADLPSAQSMGAASPEKTRAIARQLGVELASLGISVDLAPVADVNSNPANPAIGALERSFSPNPALVAAHALAFGQGLAQSGIIPALKHFPGQGGAQKDSHLGLTDITRSWNAKVDLAPYAQAFAQGWPGMVMLGHLYHKGLDPQYPATLSHAVVGDLLRGRMGWQGVIISDDMQMKAITDHYGMEQAMLLAVNAGVDILLFGNNLYWDETLPRKAFETLRGLVESGRISRQRIMESWLRITNLYASRATAARAAADGSSALYPWTR; translated from the coding sequence GTGTCCGATGCTGTAAACAGGGGCAAATTCCCCTCAGTGTGGCGCTGTTCCGCCAGCCAGATTTTTTTTGTTGCCGCGCGCAAGGGTGGGGCAGCGCTGTGTCTGCTTGCGCTGGCGCTGATTTTTTGTTTTTCGCCCCTGCTGCGATCCGGGGCCTCGGCTGCGCAGGCCGCGTCCGCCAAGACAAGCACGGGCAGTGCCGCGCCATCGCTGGACGTCATGATCGGCTCCATGCTCATGCTGGGCTTTCGCGGAGCGGATCTGCCCCAGGGCGATGCCTTTCTTGCGCAGGTGCGCGTCGGGCATGTGGGGCATATTATCCTGTTTGACCGGGATGTTACCACCGGCGGCGAACGCAATATCATTTCGCCCCAGCAGGTACGGCGGCTCACTGCTACATTGCGGGCGGCGTCCCCCTGCCCCCTGCTCATAGCGGTTGACCAGGAGGGTGGACGGGTGCGGCGGCTCAAACCGCAACGCGGTTTTGCCGATCTGCCTTCCGCCCAGAGCATGGGCGCGGCCAGCCCGGAGAAAACCCGCGCCATTGCCCGGCAACTGGGCGTGGAACTTGCTTCGCTGGGAATTTCTGTTGATCTGGCCCCGGTGGCGGATGTGAACAGCAACCCCGCCAATCCGGCCATCGGCGCCCTGGAGCGCAGCTTCAGCCCCAATCCGGCGCTTGTGGCCGCGCACGCACTGGCCTTTGGGCAGGGGTTGGCGCAGAGCGGCATCATCCCCGCGCTCAAGCATTTTCCCGGTCAGGGCGGCGCGCAGAAGGATTCGCATCTGGGGCTGACGGACATCACCCGCAGCTGGAATGCCAAGGTTGACCTTGCGCCCTACGCGCAGGCCTTTGCCCAGGGCTGGCCCGGCATGGTGATGCTTGGGCACCTGTACCACAAGGGGCTTGATCCGCAGTATCCTGCCACGCTTTCCCACGCTGTTGTTGGCGATCTGTTGCGCGGACGCATGGGCTGGCAGGGCGTGATCATCAGCGACGACATGCAGATGAAGGCCATCACCGACCATTACGGCATGGAGCAGGCAATGCTGCTGGCCGTCAACGCCGGGGTGGACATTCTGCTGTTCGGCAATAACTTGTATTGGGACGAAACCCTGCCCCGCAAGGCTTTTGAGACATTGCGCGGGCTTGTGGAAAGCGGGCGCATTTCGCGCCAGCGGATCATGGAATCATGGCTGCGCATCACTAACCTGTACGCAAGCCGCGCCACTGCCGCCAGGGCGGCCGCCGATGGGTCATCGGCGCTCTACCCCTGGACCAGATAA
- a CDS encoding sigma 54-interacting transcriptional regulator — MDIPSRIPPGCTPPAGFFTASASEMVKSTAIVWQEALLAASRVLPLQKDIPSLLRMLKNCCDPLMAFQRIHIVIAAPMQEKARLYMLDAHADRSAVSEQDLTPQQGLRQFWSQTEVACFEGEHLRREFPDIADLDQYRNASGCLFVPISTQGGCHCAMDFVKTDGSVFSDDSLVFFRVLAGVVTASITAILCMDNVRQETEHLRRERDHFSILVDVTNTAIGTLEMNDMVAVVAGEIRRFFGIRDFALLLHETDDTYSFHCARPPQSTENPVLPAGTFSLSNTLLKRCHDINAPLLARQGDLARLSRKDPASEFILGNGNQAAGLFPLHFGQHCLGAMLLAHRHPDVFTDESVSLLAQIASRVAIAVRNALDYTTISVQKNDLAQENLYLSEQIQSQSDMGVIIGQSDAIMRVLQQVDMVAASDSTVLLLGETGTGKELFAQAIHNRSPRKSKRMVKMNCAAVPAGLMESELFGHEKGAFTGAGAQRKGRFELAHGSTLMLDEVGDIPLELQPKLLRVLQSREIERLGGHKVISVDVRLVAATNRNLQEMVLDGTFRDDLFYRLNVFPIAIPPLRERREDIPLLAKHFTQQMARQMKKNITSIPSAALRWLCDQPWPGNVRELANVIERAVILSSGPSLNICPLEVPAPVAAISQRKQEASAPPAPAQSTRPVYTDAHHQPGETLSERDRIVAAILACNGVMAGSRGVAAMLGLKRTTLLSRMQRMGIDIKDVLETRGQSLPA, encoded by the coding sequence GTGGATATCCCTTCCAGAATCCCCCCCGGATGCACGCCGCCAGCCGGGTTTTTTACAGCCAGCGCCTCAGAGATGGTAAAAAGTACAGCTATTGTCTGGCAGGAAGCCCTGCTCGCAGCCAGCCGGGTGCTGCCCCTGCAAAAAGACATTCCCAGCCTTTTGCGCATGCTGAAAAACTGCTGTGATCCGCTCATGGCCTTTCAGCGCATACACATCGTTATTGCCGCGCCCATGCAGGAAAAGGCGCGGCTCTACATGCTTGACGCGCACGCTGACCGCTCTGCCGTTTCAGAACAAGACCTGACACCCCAGCAGGGCCTGCGCCAGTTCTGGAGTCAGACCGAGGTGGCCTGCTTTGAAGGCGAGCACCTGCGGCGGGAATTTCCCGACATTGCTGATCTTGACCAGTACCGCAATGCCAGCGGCTGCCTTTTTGTTCCCATTTCCACGCAGGGCGGCTGCCACTGCGCCATGGACTTTGTCAAAACAGACGGCAGCGTGTTCAGCGACGACTCGCTTGTTTTTTTCCGTGTACTTGCCGGGGTGGTGACGGCTTCCATCACAGCCATCCTCTGCATGGACAATGTGCGGCAGGAAACTGAACACCTGCGCCGCGAACGCGACCACTTCAGCATCCTTGTGGATGTGACCAACACGGCTATCGGCACCCTTGAAATGAACGACATGGTGGCCGTTGTTGCGGGCGAGATACGGCGGTTCTTCGGCATACGCGATTTTGCCCTGCTGCTGCACGAAACGGACGACACATATTCCTTCCACTGCGCCCGCCCGCCGCAGTCTACTGAAAATCCGGTGCTGCCAGCGGGTACTTTTTCGTTGTCCAACACCCTGCTCAAGCGCTGCCACGACATCAATGCCCCCTTGCTGGCACGGCAGGGCGATCTAGCCAGACTTTCGCGCAAAGATCCGGCCTCGGAATTTATTCTTGGCAACGGCAATCAGGCAGCGGGGCTGTTTCCGCTGCATTTCGGCCAGCACTGCCTCGGGGCCATGCTGCTTGCCCACCGCCACCCCGATGTCTTTACCGATGAATCCGTCAGCCTGCTCGCCCAGATAGCCTCGCGCGTGGCCATTGCCGTGCGCAATGCTCTGGACTACACCACGATCTCTGTGCAGAAAAACGATCTTGCACAAGAAAATCTCTATCTTTCTGAACAGATACAAAGCCAGTCGGACATGGGCGTCATCATTGGGCAGAGCGATGCCATCATGCGTGTTTTGCAACAGGTGGACATGGTGGCCGCCAGCGACAGCACCGTGTTGCTGCTGGGCGAAACCGGCACCGGCAAGGAGCTTTTTGCCCAGGCCATCCACAACCGCAGCCCGCGCAAATCCAAGCGCATGGTCAAGATGAACTGCGCCGCAGTGCCTGCGGGGCTTATGGAAAGCGAACTTTTCGGGCACGAAAAAGGCGCCTTTACCGGCGCTGGCGCGCAACGCAAGGGGCGCTTTGAACTGGCCCACGGCAGCACCCTGATGCTGGACGAAGTTGGTGATATCCCGCTGGAATTGCAGCCTAAACTTTTGCGCGTTCTGCAATCGCGCGAGATTGAACGCCTTGGCGGGCACAAAGTCATTTCCGTGGATGTGCGTCTGGTAGCAGCCACTAACCGCAATTTGCAGGAAATGGTGCTCGACGGCACGTTCAGGGATGATCTGTTCTATCGGCTCAATGTCTTTCCCATTGCCATTCCGCCGCTGCGCGAACGCCGCGAAGATATTCCCCTGCTGGCAAAGCATTTTACGCAACAGATGGCGCGGCAGATGAAGAAAAACATCACCAGTATTCCCTCCGCAGCCCTGCGCTGGCTTTGCGACCAGCCCTGGCCCGGCAACGTGCGCGAGCTTGCCAATGTCATCGAGCGCGCGGTCATTCTTTCCAGCGGCCCCAGCCTGAATATCTGCCCGCTGGAGGTTCCCGCCCCTGTTGCGGCCATTTCCCAGCGCAAGCAGGAGGCCAGCGCGCCGCCCGCGCCCGCGCAGTCCACCCGGCCCGTGTATACGGATGCCCACCACCAGCCCGGCGAAACCCTCAGCGAGCGAGACCGCATAGTGGCCGCCATTCTGGCCTGTAATGGCGTGATGGCGGGTTCGCGCGGGGTGGCCGCCATGCTGGGCCTCAAGCGCACAACCCTGCTCTCGCGCATGCAGCGCATGGGCATAGACATCAAGGATGTGCTGGAAACACGCGGTCAATCCCTGCCAGCCTAA
- a CDS encoding c-type cytochrome, whose amino-acid sequence MNNRTLLYALTLTCILLIFGAWTLAFFHYGAAVRQSPAPQALATLQAGPAAEPQFNPPKPQDAPEDIREAVMLGYNIINDTAQYAPEHVSNELACATCHLEGGTSKVSITLVGVAATYPRFLPSHGYSADLAQKVQDCFARNLNAAPPALDSRTMQAVLAYLHWISKDIPVYAKLPWALPAKLDSNHKPDAGSGASVYADSCASCHGDAGDGSPPLWGNGAYTDGSTMHDINTFAVFTHRFMPPEAANLTPEQALDVAAYVDGQPRPHFTPERQGK is encoded by the coding sequence ATGAACAACCGCACTCTGCTTTACGCCCTGACGCTCACCTGTATTCTGCTGATATTTGGCGCGTGGACGCTGGCCTTTTTCCATTACGGGGCAGCCGTGCGGCAAAGCCCTGCGCCGCAGGCGCTGGCAACACTACAAGCAGGCCCGGCAGCCGAACCGCAGTTCAATCCGCCCAAACCCCAGGACGCGCCGGAAGATATCCGAGAAGCCGTCATGCTCGGCTACAATATTATCAACGATACGGCGCAGTACGCCCCCGAACATGTGAGCAACGAACTGGCCTGCGCTACCTGCCATCTCGAGGGCGGCACCAGCAAGGTGAGCATCACCCTTGTGGGCGTAGCGGCAACCTATCCCCGCTTTCTGCCCAGCCACGGCTACAGCGCCGATCTTGCCCAGAAAGTGCAGGATTGCTTTGCGCGCAACCTCAATGCCGCGCCCCCGGCCCTCGACAGCCGCACCATGCAGGCTGTGCTCGCCTACCTGCACTGGATTTCAAAAGATATCCCCGTCTATGCCAAGCTGCCGTGGGCCCTGCCCGCAAAGCTCGACAGCAACCACAAGCCCGATGCCGGCAGCGGGGCCAGCGTGTACGCAGACAGTTGCGCCTCCTGTCACGGCGATGCGGGCGACGGTTCCCCCCCGCTCTGGGGCAACGGCGCATACACTGATGGTTCCACAATGCACGACATCAATACCTTTGCCGTGTTCACCCATCGGTTCATGCCCCCGGAGGCAGCCAACCTCACGCCGGAACAGGCCCTTGACGTGGCAGCCTATGTGGACGGCCAGCCTCGCCCCCACTTCACGCCGGAACGGCAGGGGAAGTAG